From the genome of Phreatobacter cathodiphilus, one region includes:
- a CDS encoding ABC transporter ATP-binding protein, with product MTSETRPVLSARGLAKSFGAVVAASDVTIEVPAGQKLCLIGSNGAGKTTFVNMVTGYLKPDSGAIELDGEAITGLAPRAIARKGICRSFQIPQLCIELTAEENMLVAIAAAEPRGLSFWSDPAAGGRDARARELLDRFGLLAMADRPVSEMPGGMRKLLDIAMALARRPRLLLLDEPTSGVSAEEKFPAMDRVMEAVSGQASTIVFVEHDMDIVRGYADRVIAFYSGRVISDGTPDHVLSDGEVKRYVSGGAA from the coding sequence ATGACCTCCGAGACCCGCCCGGTCCTCTCGGCCCGCGGCCTCGCCAAGAGCTTCGGCGCCGTCGTCGCCGCCTCTGACGTCACCATCGAGGTGCCGGCGGGGCAGAAGCTCTGCCTGATCGGCTCGAACGGCGCCGGCAAGACCACCTTCGTCAACATGGTGACGGGCTATCTGAAGCCCGATTCCGGCGCGATCGAGCTGGACGGCGAGGCGATCACCGGTCTCGCGCCCCGCGCCATCGCCCGCAAGGGCATCTGCCGCTCGTTCCAGATTCCGCAGCTCTGCATCGAGCTGACGGCGGAGGAGAACATGCTGGTGGCCATCGCCGCCGCCGAGCCGCGCGGGTTGTCGTTCTGGTCGGATCCGGCGGCGGGCGGGCGCGACGCGCGGGCGCGCGAGCTCCTCGACCGCTTCGGCCTTCTCGCCATGGCCGACAGGCCGGTGAGCGAGATGCCCGGCGGCATGCGCAAGCTCCTCGACATCGCCATGGCGCTGGCACGCCGGCCGCGGCTGCTCCTGCTCGACGAGCCGACCTCGGGTGTCAGCGCCGAGGAGAAGTTCCCGGCCATGGACCGGGTCATGGAGGCGGTCTCGGGCCAGGCTTCCACCATCGTCTTCGTGGAGCACGACATGGACATCGTGCGCGGCTATGCCGACCGGGTCATCGCCTTCTATTCCGGCCGCGTCATCTCCGACGGCACGCCGGACCACGTGCTCAGCGACGGCGAAGTGAAGCGCTACGTCAGCGGAGGCGCGGCATGA
- a CDS encoding branched-chain amino acid ABC transporter permease: MSRLALVLGAAGIMAALLLIGLALPRWLLFLVTLAASHGIVSVGILVIMRGGLVSFGQGLVFAIGGYAAALAFTQLGITDVIVLILIGTAAAALVGAAVGPLLARYTGIFFGMLTLALSMVAYGVLIKSPAVGGSDGFNIPRGTLFGVRLEGAGGDYALYALAILLTGLAATAVALHTRSARGLMTRAIHGNGLRVEYLGTSVQAVMAINFTIAAALGGLGGALTIVALGHIEPTFAYWTQSGEFVFVAILAGSQSVTAVFIASLALELVRSFSNLYFPNTWQMALGLFLLAIILFLPAGIGSLWAGRRKAPATGGETQA; this comes from the coding sequence ATGTCCCGCCTCGCCCTCGTCCTCGGCGCCGCCGGCATCATGGCGGCCCTGCTGCTGATCGGCCTCGCCCTGCCCCGCTGGCTGCTGTTCCTCGTCACCCTCGCCGCCTCGCACGGCATCGTCTCGGTCGGCATCCTCGTCATCATGCGCGGCGGCCTCGTCTCCTTCGGCCAGGGCCTGGTCTTCGCCATCGGTGGCTATGCAGCCGCCCTCGCCTTCACCCAGCTCGGCATCACCGACGTGATCGTCCTCATCCTCATCGGCACGGCGGCCGCCGCGCTGGTCGGCGCGGCCGTCGGTCCCCTCCTCGCCCGCTACACCGGCATCTTCTTCGGCATGCTGACCCTCGCCCTCTCGATGGTCGCCTACGGCGTGCTGATCAAATCGCCGGCGGTGGGCGGCTCCGACGGGTTCAACATCCCGCGCGGTACGCTGTTCGGCGTCCGGCTGGAGGGCGCCGGCGGCGACTATGCGCTCTACGCCCTCGCCATCCTGCTCACCGGGCTCGCCGCCACGGCGGTGGCGCTCCACACCCGCTCGGCGCGCGGCCTGATGACCCGCGCCATCCACGGCAACGGCCTGCGGGTCGAATATCTCGGCACCTCGGTCCAGGCGGTCATGGCCATCAACTTCACCATCGCGGCGGCCCTCGGCGGGCTCGGCGGGGCACTCACCATCGTCGCCCTCGGCCATATCGAGCCGACCTTCGCCTACTGGACCCAGTCGGGCGAGTTCGTCTTCGTCGCCATCCTCGCGGGCTCGCAGAGCGTCACCGCCGTGTTCATCGCCTCGCTGGCGCTGGAACTCGTGCGGTCGTTCTCGAACCTCTACTTCCCCAACACCTGGCAGATGGCGCTCGGCCTGTTCCTGCTCGCCATCATCCTGTTCCTGCCCGCCGGCATCGGCTCGCTGTGGGCGGGCCGGCGCAAGGCGCCGGCGACCGGCGGGGAGACGCAGGCATGA